The genomic interval CCAAAACTGGTTCTGGCTGTTAAGCCTTTCAGGATATCTATTTCAGCGAAAGCATTCCCAAACAAACGGAGTTCTTTATATCCGTTATCTTTGTTGCGGTATAACTGCCCAACCGGATTATTTGCATTACCTAAATTACTGCCAAGCGTACCTGCAAAATTGCCTCCTATGTCGTAAACCGGAATAATAGGTTGTGCCCGGTAAGTATTTGACACCTGGCTTGTTTCGTTATTATTGCTGTAATTACCCTGACGCTGGCCATAAGCGATCTGTAAATTTTCTCCTAGCCTGAAACGGTTTTTGATGGTAAATTCCGAATTTGCCCTGATCGAATACCGCTTATAGCCGTTGTATAATAATATACCTTCCTGGTTGTAATAGTTTGTAGAAAAGGCATATCGGGCTTTCTCTGTGCCGCCAGCAGCACCCAATTGATAATTCTGGATAGGAGCCGGATTAAAAACTTCATCCATCCAGTTTGTGCCTTCCTTATTGGCGCGTGTAATGGAATATTTAGTCTTCCCAAACTGGGGATCAGTAAACCTATCGAAACTATAATTGGCCGGATCTACCCTGGGATCTCCTTCCAAAGCACCATCAGGTATAATATAATCCGGAATTACCGGCTGAGCACCTTTTCCAAATTGAGCATGTTCAGGATTGCCTGTTACCGGATTCACCACATTGGCATTCTTTTTACTCTGCCAGAGATATTGCCCATATTCCTGCGTGTTTAACAAATCCAGAAACTTACCTGGCCGCTGCATACCATAATAGGCGTCAAAAGTGATTTTGGGTTCTCCGGATTTGCCTTTTCTGGTGGTAATAATGACTACTCCATTTGCCGCTCTTGATCCGTAAATAGAAGCGGATGAGGCATCCTTTAAAATCTGAATAGATTCAATATCATTCTGATTAATGGTATTAAGGTTTCCTTTGGTAGGCACTCCATCAATTACATACAGCGGATCATTGTTTCCCAGGGTGCCATATCCCCGAATCCGCACGGCTACGCCTCCCCCAGGCGTATTATCGGTACCTACTGTTACGCCTGCTGCACGCCCCTGAAGCTGCTGTGCAAGATTGGTGGCAGGAACAGATAACAACTCTTTCGGTTCTATCACACTTACCGCACTGGTAATATCACGTTTGGCCTGTGTACTATAGCCGGTTACTACTACTTCACTCAATGATTGAATATCGGCCGTCAAGGTTACATCAATGGTCGTGCGGTTTCCAATGGCTATTTCCTGTGTAGCATATCCAATATAAGAGAATACTAAGGTACTATTGGCATCTGGTGCAGTCAGATTGTATATACCATCGCTATCGGTTGTGGTACCATTGGTCGTTCCTTTTACCAGAACATTTACACCCGGTAAACTCTGGCCTGTCTCATCTGTAACTTTCCCTTTTACCTGGATTGCCATAGCGTCACGAAAATTAACTCTACTCTCCATATGGACTGCTTTCAGCACAGAAATAGAACTACTGGAGGCAATGGGAATAAGAGGTTGATTTGTGATGGCAGAAACCTTTTTTAGGGTTGGAGTGGGAGTTATTAAATAAGCCCCATCTCTGGTCTTTCTGTAATTCAACCCTAACGGCCTGAGCACTAGCTCTAAATTTTTTTCGAGCTTATTCTTATAATCTACTGAGCCGGCTGGAATAGTAAGTTCGTCTACCATCTGATCGGCAAACAGAATATCTACCTGGTAGTAATTTCTCAGTTCATTCAAGGCATCCTTTAATTTTTGAGTAGCCTGACTGGTTGAAGAACTTGGAGGAGTAGGAATATACCTGCTGGAAGCAAGTTCCTGGGCAAAGCATAATGGCTGACAGACCAATAGAATGGCTGCTATTATACATGGCGGTTTGATTTTGTAAATCACTTTGTTCATTGGTGAAAGTTTAGGACAGTGAATAGAGGCTATCTGTTACAAAAAATAAACACAAGACTTTATTTAAATAATGCTATTTTTAAAAAGCTGTTTTTATACATAAACTTTCAGCATTTATGTAGCATTCAACCATATGCGGAAATATCCA from Rhodocytophaga rosea carries:
- a CDS encoding SusC/RagA family TonB-linked outer membrane protein yields the protein MNKVIYKIKPPCIIAAILLVCQPLCFAQELASSRYIPTPPSSSTSQATQKLKDALNELRNYYQVDILFADQMVDELTIPAGSVDYKNKLEKNLELVLRPLGLNYRKTRDGAYLITPTPTLKKVSAITNQPLIPIASSSSISVLKAVHMESRVNFRDAMAIQVKGKVTDETGQSLPGVNVLVKGTTNGTTTDSDGIYNLTAPDANSTLVFSYIGYATQEIAIGNRTTIDVTLTADIQSLSEVVVTGYSTQAKRDITSAVSVIEPKELLSVPATNLAQQLQGRAAGVTVGTDNTPGGGVAVRIRGYGTLGNNDPLYVIDGVPTKGNLNTINQNDIESIQILKDASSASIYGSRAANGVVIITTRKGKSGEPKITFDAYYGMQRPGKFLDLLNTQEYGQYLWQSKKNANVVNPVTGNPEHAQFGKGAQPVIPDYIIPDGALEGDPRVDPANYSFDRFTDPQFGKTKYSITRANKEGTNWMDEVFNPAPIQNYQLGAAGGTEKARYAFSTNYYNQEGILLYNGYKRYSIRANSEFTIKNRFRLGENLQIAYGQRQGNYSNNNETSQVSNTYRAQPIIPVYDIGGNFAGTLGSNLGNANNPVGQLYRNKDNGYKELRLFGNAFAEIDILKGLTARTSFGVDALISTSRYYNPVEIELAHAINVNSLSENSSYNHTWTWTNTLSYEKTFGEIHNLNAFVGLESIAGYGKSLTAARQGFFSDALDVQYIDAGSPTTATNSGNATTLWSLFSYFGRVDYTLKDKYLFQATLRRDASSRFLAATRYATFPALSAGWRLSKESFMQGLTFLTDLKLRAGWGQTGNQEIGDFNAYSTYQSNPLNSGYSVSGSPTGYNQGFDIARFGNPNAKWETTTTVNLGLDATLFDGKLELNVDVYNRKTENLLYAKVFDPRLGDAVIPAQNIASLQNKGIDLALNHNGSAMNDEITYSVGVNFSTYRNKVLTLDPDNPNDFLPGFGLRTPPVTRSIAGRPLSSFYGYIIDGIMQSEEEVQNHAKFPGYYDSNIYIDGQRTQGVGKFKYRDINNDGIINANDQTYIGNPHPDFSYGININIGYKNFDLTAFAQGVQGNDLFNHVRYWTDFEIFQGNRTKRMLYESWRPDNPNAKLPILDANDAQSGVPSTYFVEDGSYLRLKNLQLGYTFPQSILSKISMSQLRVYAQAQNLFTITKYSGLDPEVNLRNFNSGSDREIGVDQGVYPTPKAFIFGLSVGF